The stretch of DNA caggcagagccatCCTGCCCAGCCGGGCACTCGCAGCGCTGCCAGGAAAGGGGGGGCAGGGATGTGCTGGGGAGAGGGCGAAGGGCAGGCGCTGGGGTGACCCTGTAACCCGGCGTGGGACGCGCTGGCACCCCCAGACCTGCTTTCCGGGCTGGATCCAAGCCTCCGCCGCACCattcccttggggaaaaaaagcactgcccttgcctgcacagccctgccctgccttccccgGGGAAGGGAAtcctggaaaaggagctgggttggggaaaaggggaaagggaaagtaACAAGGGAGGGAGGTTGTGCGAACTGAGCAGCCCAGCGGACACGAGGGGCCGGGCGCGGGCAGGGAGGAGCGGTGCGGGCAGGGACACGAGGGGCCGGGCGCGGGCAGGGAGGAGCGGTGCGGGCAGGGACACGAGGGGCCGGGCgcgggcagggaggggccgggtgcgggcagggagggaggagcggtGCGGGCAGGGACACGAGGGGCCGGGCgcgggcagggaggggccgggcgcgGGCAGGAGCGCGCAGCCAGGCGCGAGGGCGCTCTGATTGGCGGGACGGCCCTGACGTCACCCCCGGTGCTTTCGGTTTCTCGGGAAGTGCCGGAGCCGAAGCCTCGGATGTTCTGAGGCGGCCGAAGGAGCCGCGATGGCGGCGCGTTCGGGGGTCGGTCCCGTACCTGAGTTTTCAGGTAAGGCCATGTCCTGGTCCTCACTGACCACCTGGTGCAGTGAGGCTGGTGGAGCTGCGCGGTGGCGAGTGTGGGACCTCAGCTCGCTGCCCGGTGGTGAGCGCGTCCCTGCCGCGGTTCATGGAGGAGGATGTGGAAGTTGCGGTGTGGGAGGATGTGGTAGTACACGGGGGGACCAGGGCAGCCAATGGGATTGGTAAGGTTGGGTGAAGGCTGCCTGAGGATGGCTCCTTCTCTCAAACATGAGCCAGAAATGATGATGTCTTCCAACTTTTCCACTCGCAGGCTTAGCCCTAAGGGAGCTGGTGCCAGACGAGGCCTCGACAAGTGCGGAGGTGAGGTCTCGCAGGACGTGATGCCTGAGGCTGGGGTGCCTGAGTGAGGAGGAGcagcatggggctggggaggaaggcacGGCTGCAGCGCGCGGGCTCACAGCCAGCCCGGCAGACGGGGGGAGGTCCAGCACTGCCTGGTGCcaccacagccccaggctgggtggcaggagctgctgcccccgCACCCAGGAGAGGACCTCACCCCGCCAGCAGGCCAGGCGGGCACAGCTCCCATGCCGGCCTGTTTCCTCCCTGCAGGAGCGGGGAGCAGGGCCAGCACTGCACTGATGCTGGAGATGTTGCTTGTGCTCTCCGAAGacctctcctgctgcctccagcaggcAGGCACGGCTGGAGGGGAGAAAGACAGCTTGTGAGCGCTTTCCCCTATGTTCTCCTCTGCAGGTGAGCTATGATTTTGGACAATTCCATAGCAGTCTAAACATGGACTCACCATGGAAGGGAAACTGCCAGGACTGCCTGGGGGAGGTAAGGGCTTTGCCGGTCCTGGCAGGGCACTGTTGCACCCGAAGGAAATGGCACACCAGGGAGCCTGGGACTGACCCTGGCTGTCACCTGGGAGGTTGGGTGAGCCTTCAAAACCTGTTATTCACAGCAATTCTTCACCTGCCAGAAAAGTCCGGTCCATTTTGCTATGCTAACTCAGCACGGGCTGCCCCAGCTTCCGAGTTCATGGGAAGACAAATTCCACTTGCTCACATCCCAAATTTATTCTTGCTGCTAAACATTTTGTCTGCCTGTGGCCACTGTCCTGTCTGCTGATACCCCATGGCAGAGAGGGAAAAGCCCAGGCTTTACTCCCAAGAAAGTCAGCAGCCAACACTTTCTCTCTTGGGAAACAGAAACTTTCCTATCTGGAATTCCCATTTGCAAAATTCATCCTAAAAGTCAGTGGGTGAAACACGTAGTTTGGAGCTCTGGGAGCTGCTCTGCATGTCCAACATGCACGTCCATCTTTCCTACTGATGCGTGGGGGACGCGTGGACTAACCGATGCCTTCCTTACCCCAGTGGTGTCTGCCCGAGTGGGGTGAGCGTTCCGTCCTCCTTGCTGTGCCTGCACGTGGGATTTCTCTTGGGCACCACTACAGGCATCCGCATTAAAGGGGTCATGAGCCTCAGATGTGGCCGGTGCTTCTTTTGGCTCTCAGGGCAGAGGAGTTGCCAGGCAATGACTCTTCTGGCCTCTTCGCTGGTGAGAGTGGTGCCTTTCTGGGcaccaggcagcagctgctgatcCCCTGCTGCTGCTTGCGAGGCTCCAAAGTCCCACGCCAAGCTGCATCGTGTTTCACTGTAAATCCCAGCACTCCTCCTGCAAGCAGCACCCAGTGCACAACATGCCGTTCAGTCCCAAACCGGCCACGCTTGTGTTGCAGGATCTTCCAGAAGTGACACCGAGGAGAATCCGTGACTTGCTGGGACACCACACTGCGTACCGGTAAGAGCTGTCGGGCGAAGCGGGAGCACCTTCCAAAAGCCCCGTCCCAGGTGGCATGAGCCTGTcgtccctcccacctgcagagcTCGCCTCCCTGGTGCAGGCATCTTCCGGTGCTCCATCACAGGCCTCGGCTTCGAGGTGAAGTCGGCAGTGACCGTCACCTACAGATACAACACCTGGACCACGCACCTGAGCAAGGCTGACCAGGAAATGTGGATGCCTGCCGGACCCCTCTTCCACATCGAGGTGCAGCCCGGGGTTGTGCAGGCAGTGCGTCTCCCCCACTTCATCTGCCTGGCAGGTACGGCAGCCACAGGGACCTGGGTCTCCCGAGCCACCATCCCTCAGCCCGTCTGCCCCCAGCGACATCTCTGGCTCCTTGGAGACCTCTCTCTCCAGACAGAGCCAAATTCTCCCTTCCCTCCAAGGTCCTGTGTACCCCCTTGTATTCCTCCGCTTTGCTTTAGCGTCCTTCATCCTTCCCTCGTGTTCTATCAAGCCTTCAGCggtcccttccccagctcccgcTCCACACCACCAGCCTCTCCTTGCccaccctctcctcccagctgccgCGGTGACCCCTGGGCACtaccccagcccagctgcacacCAGCCGCCGGGCTCCCCCGCAGAGCTTCTCAGCTCTTTGCACCTCTGGCAGCTGTGGATGGCGACGGCTGTCCCCGCTCTGCCCCAGCGGGACGGGAGCCGACCAGCTGCACCCACCCACAGGCTGGACCACCCCGGGTGGGATGCAGTGGGTCGGAGGTGGCCTGGGCAGAAGAATAAGTGGAACAAAATAGTCCATTTTCACCCAGGCAACACGAGGAGCCACAAGGCTTGGATCTGAGCCCTCTCTCTTAGTGAGCCACTGTTAATGAGCAGAGAAAGAGCATCAGCacctgcagctgggctgcagagcatGCAAAGGAGTCCCAGTCCCCCGTGCGGGGATGCCCTGACGCAGGCAGTGGGTGTGCTGGCCGAGGGACTCTTCCTGGCAAGTCCGCAACGGAGCGCGCTGCGAAAGGAGTTTCTTGTTGCGTGGCTCCACCTCCCACCCAGGGCCCAGCAAGCGCAGTCGTGTCAGCTGAACCGTGGTTCTGCGCACTCTTCACTGGCACGGGTGCGCTAAGCAACGTGCTGCGATTGTATCAGTCTGTCGGGTGAACAGCAAAGTGTGCTCCAGAGATAACCCGGGTGACTGGACGTCAGCAGAGCTCTCTGACCCAGTAACCCCTCGGGATGTCACCGTGGGATGTTCAGGCTGCCCTGGTGATGAAAAACCATCACGCAGCGACTGCCTCCCTGGTACGCAGTGGTGTGGCGCTTGTACGCAGGATGCTGCACGGGTGCAGTCTGACAATTTTCACGGTCCCAAGCTGCCACCTTGAGATTTGCAGTTTCCTGAACCCGCAGGAGGGCTGCCAAAGGCCTGCCACTCCCTGCTGAACCCCAAAAGCTCGGGGTACACATGGGACCTAAAGCAGAGCATGTCATCGTGTGGGGGCACACgtctcctttctgctgctgaagcCTTCAAGAGGAGGAGGCGGCCTGAGAGGGTGCCAGGAAGAACAAACAGAACCTTGTTGCCTTTGCCGTCTCTTGCAGAAGACGTAAATACCAGCCTGTGCTCCATTGCCCACTTTGAGTCTGGGAAGATGACCCTGGAGAGTCCGACCAGACTGATGGCTTTCTCTGCTGTCCTGGAGAATCCCAGCTTCTCAGCGCTCGGGGTGCTTTGGAGGAAGATACGTTCAGCCTTCTGTTCACTCCCTGTGCACTCTTTGGTGTTGATCTTCCAGCAGCTCAATGCTGCAAGTACAACTCTTCACCTCTACCTGATCCCAGATGACAAGTCCGTGAAGCGGGTAAGGTGGAGGGAGCTTGACCAGGTTAAAAAAGGACGATATCTGGGGTGGCTGCAGTAGCAGGGCCTGGATTTGATAAGCAGAGATGCCTCCCAGTTTTTCTGCCACCAGCCTCTGATTCACACGCAGTCCTGTGCCCCCATCTCCCGCCACATCTCCCCCACTCTCCTCTTTCCCAGATGCCTCCAGGAATTGTGTTTCTGGCTGGCGCAGCGTGTCCTAGCGCGAGTGAAGCCATGGCACAGGGTGCTCTGCCGCACGGAGCAGGTGTAGGACTTGCTGGCCACTGCTGGTGCAGCAGTCGGTGGCTGCATGCCAGCCGTTCTCCCGAGGGGTGCGAGCCCTTCCCCCTTTCTCAGAGGGACAGGGCACCACCCTGCCCCGGTTCCTGCCTGCGCACGGGAGGTTCCTGCCT from Rissa tridactyla isolate bRisTri1 chromosome 13, bRisTri1.patW.cur.20221130, whole genome shotgun sequence encodes:
- the LOC128917170 gene encoding NACHT, LRR and PYD domains-containing protein 1a allele 5-like isoform X5, producing MAARSGVGPVPEFSGLALRELVPDEASTSAEVSYDFGQFHSSLNMDSPWKGNCQDCLGEDLPEVTPRRIRDLLGHHTAYRARLPGAGIFRCSITGLGFEVKSAVTVTYRYNTWTTHLSKADQEMWMPAGPLFHIEVQPGVVQAVRLPHFICLAEDVNTSLCSIAHFESGKMTLESPTRLMAFSAVLENPSFSALGVLWRKIRSAFCSLPVHSLVLIFQQLNAASTTLHLYLIPDDKSVKRAIEEQEVNWNSKLIPKPPPFRTLFLGRNYRVTSTKQAEITPEEQLPLCHKNLNEQQPFVEIYIADMGGGTGLHMTDTRDGTEVWQASLRSGDIDHSARVFKASSVASNTVTTTCCPAVFNILSQPNLSRATTLHHRLLHLVLLTKGQIQEDTQAPQPQVQPS
- the LOC128917170 gene encoding NACHT, LRR and PYD domains-containing protein 1a allele 5-like isoform X4: MAARSGVGPVPEFSGLALRELVPDEASTSAEVSYDFGQFHSSLNMDSPWKGNCQDCLGEDLPEVTPRRIRDLLGHHTAYRARLPGAGIFRCSITGLGFEVKSAVTVTYRYNTWTTHLSKADQEMWMPAGPLFHIEVQPGVVQAVRLPHFICLAEDVNTSLCSIAHFESGKMTLESPTRLMAFSAVLENPSFSALGVLWRKIRSAFCSLPVHSLVLIFQQLNAASTTLHLYLIPDDKSVKRAIEEQEVNWNSKLIPKPPPFRTLFLGRNYRVTSTKQAEITPEEQLPLCHKNLNEQQPFVEIYIADMGGGTGLHMTDTRDGTEVWQASLRSGDIDHSARVFKASSGAAFLMEYKTALCSRMRQLPTILLRLRDADVINSDEEEEVLGQDTSKKKNRVLLELVKKKGVRAQERLYQILQVVDPYLMEDLEFS
- the LOC128917170 gene encoding NACHT, LRR and PYD domains-containing protein 1a allele 5-like isoform X1, whose protein sequence is MAARSGVGPVPEFSGLALRELVPDEASTSAEVSYDFGQFHSSLNMDSPWKGNCQDCLGEDLPEVTPRRIRDLLGHHTAYRARLPGAGIFRCSITGLGFEVKSAVTVTYRYNTWTTHLSKADQEMWMPAGPLFHIEVQPGVVQAVRLPHFICLAEDVNTSLCSIAHFESGKMTLESPTRLMAFSAVLENPSFSALGVLWRKIRSAFCSLPVHSLVLIFQQLNAASTTLHLYLIPDDKSVKRAIEEQEVNWNSKLIPKPPPFRTLFLGRNYRVTSTKQAEITPEEQLPLCHKNLNEQQPFVEIYIADMGGGTGLHMTDTRDGTEVWQASLRSGDIDHSARVFKASSVASNTVTTTCCPAVFNILSQPNLSRATTLHHRLLHLVLLTKGQIQEDTQAPQPQVEADRPGLLRHKFGNFSFILFPCHACGITTLAYSLPKSTRRGGWQTKARTSQGATALN
- the LOC128917170 gene encoding NACHT, LRR and PYD domains-containing protein 1a allele 5-like isoform X2, translating into MAARSGVGPVPEFSGLALRELVPDEASTSAEVSYDFGQFHSSLNMDSPWKGNCQDCLGEDLPEVTPRRIRDLLGHHTAYRARLPGAGIFRCSITGLGFEVKSAVTVTYRYNTWTTHLSKADQEMWMPAGPLFHIEVQPGVVQAVRLPHFICLAEDVNTSLCSIAHFESGKMTLESPTRLMAFSAVLENPSFSALGVLWRKIRSAFCSLPVHSLVLIFQQLNAASTTLHLYLIPDDKSVKRAIEEQEVNWNSKLIPKPPPFRTLFLGRNYRVTSTKQAEITPEEQLPLCHKNLNEQQPFVEIYIADMGGGTGLHMTDTRDGTEVWQASLRSGDIDHSARVFKASSVTTTCCPAVFNILSQPNLSRATTLHHRLLHLVLLTKGQIQEDTQAPQPQVEADRPGLLRHKFGNFSFILFPCHACGITTLAYSLPKSTRRGGWQTKARTSQGATALN
- the LOC128917170 gene encoding NACHT, LRR and PYD domains-containing protein 1a allele 5-like isoform X3 yields the protein MAARSGVGPVPEFSGLALRELVPDEASTSAEVSYDFGQFHSSLNMDSPWKGNCQDCLGEDLPEVTPRRIRDLLGHHTAYRARLPGAGIFRCSITGLGFEVKSAVTVTYRYNTWTTHLSKADQEMWMPAGPLFHIEVQPGVVQAVRLPHFICLAEDVNTSLCSIAHFESGKMTLESPTRLMAFSAVLENPSFSALGVLWRKIRSAFCSLPVHSLVLIFQQLNAASTTLHLYLIPDDKSVKRAIEEQEVNWNSKLIPKPPPFRTLFLGRNYRVTSTKQAEITPEEQLPLCHKNLNEQQPFVEIYIADMGGGTGLHMTDTRDGTEVWQASLRSGDIDHSARVFKASSGQYRVSELRLWSLNLFLWSPLSSGLSASFPSLMIVSRQKAVKLQPQTSIPTLSTARSVPRWWVKRRSAGDPPNWFAFSGARRAAVTENELQLVKFPVRS